A region of Desulforamulus hydrothermalis Lam5 = DSM 18033 DNA encodes the following proteins:
- a CDS encoding energy-coupling factor ABC transporter permease, which yields MHIPNGFLDPVTAATTTAVSAGVLAYGWQRLRQEISRHSPLTLGMVAAFIFAAQTVNYAIGHHTSGHLIGAMLAVVVCGPWAAGLLMASIIGVQSLFFHDGGTLALGANILNMAVIATAVSHAVYQRTFEKTGKRRLAMVLGAWLSVVAAAGAAAMELAIAGTSAFTEVLPAMLGWHSLIGAGEAIITLACARCFLGQTGKNLNLPQVKRYAEK from the coding sequence GTGCATATACCCAATGGTTTTTTAGATCCGGTAACTGCTGCCACCACAACGGCTGTCAGCGCAGGAGTACTTGCTTATGGTTGGCAGCGGTTGCGCCAAGAAATCAGCCGGCATTCCCCGTTAACTTTAGGCATGGTGGCAGCCTTTATCTTTGCGGCACAAACGGTCAATTATGCCATCGGCCATCACACCAGCGGACACTTAATCGGTGCCATGCTTGCCGTTGTGGTTTGCGGCCCCTGGGCGGCAGGTTTGTTAATGGCTTCAATAATAGGTGTGCAGAGTTTGTTTTTCCATGACGGCGGCACCTTAGCACTGGGCGCCAACATACTTAATATGGCTGTTATTGCCACTGCGGTGAGCCATGCTGTTTACCAAAGGACATTTGAAAAAACTGGCAAGCGGCGGCTGGCCATGGTTTTAGGGGCCTGGTTATCCGTTGTTGCGGCAGCCGGTGCGGCAGCTATGGAACTGGCTATAGCGGGAACTTCCGCTTTCACGGAGGTGCTTCCGGCAATGCTGGGTTGGCATAGCCTGATCGGGGCAGGGGAAGCTATTATAACCCTGGCCTGCGCCAGGTGCTTTCTTGGGCAAACCGGTAAAAACCTTAATCTCCCCCAGGTGAAAAGATATGCCGAAAAATAA
- the ychF gene encoding redox-regulated ATPase YchF → MSTNLTTGIIGLPMVGKTTIFNLLTNSNLETSNFLSGKTETVTAAARVPDKRIEFLADMYKPRKTTYAQIQFSEVPGLVRGASEGKGVGNQFLSAIRHADLLVHVVRAFANPDVPHVEDEINPLRDIETIAVEILLADMDLVEKRIQRIQSGKKITKENAFELEVLKKCLAALEDELPISSLGLTEEEKHTLRNYAFLTEKPMMLVINIDEEQFRQGSYPGKEEVTKYAADKGMPVLEICGRLEMEISQLPAEDRAMFMEDLGLAETGIERLAKAVYDYLGLISFLTAGEDEVRAWTIKRHTDAKRAAGKIHSDIERGFIRAEVVAFDDLAAAGSLAKAREKGLLRLEGKEYIVQDGDIINFRFNV, encoded by the coding sequence GTGTCAACCAACCTGACCACCGGTATTATTGGCCTACCCATGGTAGGAAAAACAACCATTTTTAATTTATTAACCAACTCCAACCTGGAAACTTCAAATTTTCTCAGCGGCAAAACCGAAACCGTTACGGCAGCCGCCCGGGTGCCTGATAAGAGGATAGAATTTTTAGCGGATATGTATAAGCCCCGCAAGACTACCTATGCCCAAATTCAGTTCAGTGAAGTGCCCGGTCTGGTGCGGGGGGCCAGCGAAGGCAAGGGAGTGGGCAACCAGTTTTTAAGTGCTATCCGCCATGCCGATTTGCTGGTGCATGTGGTAAGAGCTTTTGCCAATCCGGATGTACCCCATGTGGAAGATGAAATTAATCCCCTGCGGGATATTGAAACTATTGCCGTGGAAATTTTGCTGGCGGATATGGATTTAGTGGAAAAAAGAATTCAAAGAATACAGTCGGGCAAAAAGATTACTAAAGAAAATGCCTTTGAGCTGGAAGTGTTAAAAAAATGCCTGGCGGCTCTGGAGGATGAACTACCCATCAGCAGCCTGGGGCTTACCGAAGAAGAAAAACACACCCTGAGAAACTACGCCTTTTTAACCGAAAAGCCGATGATGCTGGTAATAAATATTGATGAAGAACAATTTCGGCAGGGCAGTTATCCCGGTAAGGAAGAAGTAACCAAGTATGCCGCCGATAAGGGAATGCCTGTGCTGGAAATTTGCGGCCGCCTGGAAATGGAAATCAGCCAGCTGCCGGCCGAGGATCGGGCCATGTTTATGGAGGACCTGGGTCTTGCGGAAACGGGTATTGAGCGCCTGGCCAAAGCGGTATACGATTACTTGGGTTTAATTTCTTTTCTAACAGCCGGGGAGGACGAAGTAAGGGCCTGGACTATTAAGCGCCATACGGATGCCAAAAGAGCAGCCGGCAAAATCCACTCAGATATTGAGCGCGGTTTTATCCGGGCCGAGGTGGTGGCCTTTGACGATTTGGCAGCGGCGGGTTCCCTGGCCAAAGCCCGCGAGAAGGGTTTGCTGCGCCTGGAAGGTAAAGAATATATAGTGCAGGACGGGGATAT
- a CDS encoding 4Fe-4S dicluster domain-containing protein, protein MAGLSRREFIKRSVAGGVAGSAVLYGFHKPAAAAAKGVEGSVGTFIDLSQCNGCAGQSIPACVAACRAENQAKYPNPVPSQEIPYYWPNKNKKEDWQDKKHLTDRLTPYNWLFVQKVKVVHAGKEITVSIPRRCMHCENPPCANLCPFGAQYKTAEGVTLINKDLCLGGAKCRDVCPWGIPARQAGVGLYMKMAPRYLGAGVMYKCDLCYDRIKVGQKPACVEACPQGAIYFGLKKEMKELARKRAKEINGYLYGDAENGGTSTFYVAPVPFEKIHQALQEEKSRKFAPSATGYPLMPVKVGNFLDTANGLLLSALAAPVAGAFLAGFTAYQKMRGGE, encoded by the coding sequence ATGGCCGGTTTGTCAAGGCGTGAATTTATTAAGCGCTCCGTTGCCGGCGGAGTGGCGGGAAGCGCTGTCCTGTATGGTTTTCATAAGCCTGCAGCAGCCGCTGCTAAAGGTGTCGAAGGATCGGTGGGAACGTTTATCGATTTATCCCAATGCAACGGCTGCGCGGGGCAAAGCATCCCTGCCTGTGTCGCCGCCTGCCGGGCTGAAAATCAGGCCAAATACCCCAACCCGGTACCCTCACAGGAGATTCCTTATTACTGGCCCAACAAAAATAAAAAAGAAGACTGGCAGGATAAAAAACATTTAACGGATCGGCTGACCCCCTACAATTGGCTTTTTGTGCAAAAAGTAAAGGTGGTTCATGCGGGTAAAGAAATAACAGTATCAATCCCGCGACGCTGTATGCACTGTGAAAATCCCCCCTGTGCCAACCTGTGCCCCTTTGGAGCCCAGTATAAAACCGCAGAGGGAGTTACCTTAATCAACAAGGATTTGTGTCTGGGCGGCGCCAAATGCCGGGATGTTTGTCCCTGGGGTATACCGGCCCGGCAGGCCGGGGTAGGCTTGTACATGAAAATGGCTCCCCGCTACCTGGGGGCCGGGGTGATGTATAAATGCGACCTTTGTTACGACCGGATTAAGGTTGGCCAAAAACCGGCCTGTGTGGAAGCCTGCCCGCAAGGTGCCATTTATTTCGGTTTGAAAAAAGAAATGAAAGAGCTTGCCCGAAAAAGAGCTAAGGAAATTAACGGCTACCTGTATGGGGATGCCGAAAACGGGGGTACTTCAACATTTTATGTGGCGCCGGTACCCTTTGAGAAAATTCATCAGGCCTTACAAGAGGAAAAAAGCCGCAAATTTGCTCCCTCCGCTACCGGCTATCCTTTAATGCCGGTAAAGGTCGGTAATTTCTTGGATACAGCCAACGGTTTACTGCTCAGTGCCCTGGCAGCTCCGGTGGCAGGAGCTTTCCTGGCGGGCTTTACGGCCTACCAAAAGATGAGGGGCGGTGAATAA
- a CDS encoding formate dehydrogenase subunit gamma produces MGKKIKRHGFPVLFVHWTVALSTFLLIVTGFGQMPMYKRYKIADLPGLGWTADYSITLVIHYLAAAVLMLAVAYHIVYHVLRREYDIMPRRGDVKASYEIIKAMLLKKPEPPSDKYLAEQRLAYAFIGGNLLVIIITGIVKMLKNLPRVDMPAALIVWTNNFHTLASILLVAGIVGHLAAFLFKENRALLPGMFTGKIDLNYAKHRHSIWFKKVFKDKEDM; encoded by the coding sequence ATGGGGAAAAAAATAAAAAGACATGGTTTTCCGGTCTTGTTTGTGCACTGGACCGTAGCGCTGTCCACCTTTTTGTTAATTGTCACCGGTTTTGGCCAAATGCCCATGTATAAGCGTTATAAAATTGCTGATCTGCCCGGCCTTGGCTGGACGGCAGATTATTCAATAACCCTGGTAATTCATTACCTGGCAGCGGCTGTTCTTATGTTGGCCGTTGCGTATCATATTGTTTACCATGTTCTGCGCCGAGAGTACGATATCATGCCCCGGCGTGGCGATGTTAAAGCTTCCTATGAGATAATTAAAGCCATGCTTCTTAAAAAACCGGAGCCCCCCAGCGATAAATACCTGGCCGAGCAAAGATTGGCCTATGCTTTTATCGGCGGCAACTTGCTGGTGATTATTATTACAGGGATAGTAAAGATGCTAAAGAATTTACCCCGGGTGGATATGCCCGCGGCCTTGATCGTGTGGACAAATAATTTCCATACGCTGGCCAGCATACTGCTGGTGGCAGGTATCGTGGGGCACCTGGCTGCCTTTCTGTTTAAGGAAAACCGGGCGCTGCTGCCGGGTATGTTTACCGGTAAGATTGACCTGAACTACGCCAAACACCGCCATAGCATCTGGTTTAAGAAGGTATTTAAGGACAAGGAAGATATGTAA
- the rbr gene encoding rubrerythrin: MNLKGTKTEANLKAAFAGESQARNKYTYWAGVAKKEGYEQIAAIFLETADNEKEHAKRLFKFLNGITDTKTHLKEAAAGENYEYTSMYKEFEQVAREEGFPEIADVFREIGEVEEEHEKRFLALLKNIEEGKVFKRDEAVKWKCRNCGYVHKGQEAPKVCPACAHPQAHYEILCENY; encoded by the coding sequence ATGAATTTAAAAGGAACCAAAACCGAAGCAAATCTTAAGGCAGCCTTTGCAGGTGAAAGCCAAGCGCGGAACAAATACACTTACTGGGCCGGTGTGGCCAAAAAGGAAGGTTATGAACAAATCGCCGCTATCTTTTTAGAAACTGCGGATAACGAAAAAGAACATGCCAAAAGACTGTTTAAATTCCTTAATGGTATTACAGATACCAAAACCCACCTTAAAGAGGCTGCTGCCGGGGAAAACTATGAATATACCAGTATGTACAAAGAATTTGAGCAGGTGGCCAGGGAAGAAGGTTTTCCGGAAATTGCGGATGTTTTCCGGGAAATCGGCGAAGTGGAGGAGGAACACGAAAAACGCTTCCTGGCCCTGTTAAAGAATATCGAAGAAGGCAAAGTCTTTAAACGTGATGAGGCAGTAAAATGGAAGTGCCGGAATTGCGGCTATGTGCATAAGGGGCAAGAGGCACCCAAGGTTTGCCCGGCCTGTGCCCACCCGCAGGCCCACTATGAAATCCTTTGCGAAAACTACTAA
- a CDS encoding tetratricopeptide repeat protein gives MVIASITVAIGVLLHSLLSGWETWAGVCLAVGATAAVLGCPYIRQKFGPQKGRKSLVYDLGLIVLPVVTVLLAPVLGAAFDPQYLDRAIKKSVSLLAANDLNRAEQLLQELLTRHPDVAQLRLNLSSVYLRQGQPEKAAGVLGEVKEYRLFNAYELFNYALAYYQQGEYKEALTNLQKALQQDPGLVEGWLYAAECALKLKDYKAARYYCGQLAEIEPQLPLVHVQLARAHLLVMDYRKTLAELEKALELKPEAAWRQEILKLRQEAGYYCSRTADSSN, from the coding sequence ATGGTCATTGCAAGTATAACGGTGGCAATCGGCGTTTTATTGCATAGCCTTTTATCCGGCTGGGAAACCTGGGCCGGGGTTTGCCTGGCGGTCGGGGCCACGGCGGCTGTTTTAGGCTGTCCTTATATCCGGCAAAAGTTTGGCCCACAAAAAGGAAGAAAAAGTTTGGTTTATGACTTGGGGCTGATTGTCCTGCCGGTAGTCACAGTTTTGCTGGCGCCTGTCTTAGGCGCTGCTTTTGACCCGCAATACCTGGACAGGGCGATAAAGAAAAGTGTTTCCCTGCTGGCTGCCAACGACCTGAACCGTGCGGAGCAGCTGCTCCAGGAGCTTTTGACTCGGCATCCGGATGTTGCGCAGCTCAGGCTTAACCTTTCATCTGTTTACTTGCGGCAGGGACAGCCGGAAAAAGCGGCGGGTGTGCTGGGAGAAGTTAAAGAATACAGATTGTTTAATGCTTACGAATTGTTTAATTATGCTTTGGCTTATTACCAGCAGGGGGAATACAAAGAAGCCCTGACCAACTTGCAGAAGGCTTTGCAGCAGGACCCTGGCCTGGTGGAAGGTTGGTTGTATGCAGCAGAATGCGCTCTCAAGCTGAAAGATTATAAAGCTGCCCGGTACTATTGCGGCCAGTTGGCAGAAATAGAGCCGCAGCTGCCCCTGGTTCATGTGCAGCTGGCCAGAGCGCACCTGCTGGTTATGGACTACCGGAAAACGTTGGCCGAACTGGAGAAAGCGCTGGAACTTAAACCTGAGGCCGCTTGGCGGCAAGAAATCCTCAAGTTGCGGCAGGAAGCAGGCTATTACTGCAGCCGGACGGCTGACAGCAGCAATTGA
- a CDS encoding tetratricopeptide repeat protein → MVEYLNLLKESETKYAARYWSWLWLAFFLLNSSWLFSSLALYLMKRPVPLGLQVLFTVTSFLLGLLAAAVFSGKAFAGFKSVRASFPPLLAATLTLAVVVAAVPLAMRAWTCYLAEMIGRGDISNWAAALTFAGLLLVMAVFAMFAGMSACAFLLYGVAARGTGRVAAALVAVCLRRLPVFLLLVLANLMVGAVLLKVLQLIEVFLKELLPYGFFSRYVLEMFLAGGKTALALFLLGSTQLMLAKDGDKLREKIGEQAAGALWFPAGAAVLTAVLTVFNVLPYLDAPGQVVKNIEARIIRADSFRNLGRDGEASAEYRKAQADLLAFQAYLTGIEEIRENGKIEKARDFLTGAEEICPDSPYVPYFRGMLLKLAVPQAETDPEINNLFATAAAKSAGEKTAHVPEARLWTIGGYWAAGDKEKAREALSLAIARGIFSDRFVGLAGAGEKRLAGLRQEISKLENLLKVRELYVLLNRAEYEDESAVLPELLEYAEQNPGPESYYQAALLAERIPYPDYMYEYARKYFTAKSWEKEEEIKAALFTSYMYVKSGHPGEAEQLMAAMHAKYPENAEIAGDYAYTLLENQKPARALAVIKALGVQDVSLLYLQAVAAQQMQDYPGALAALASLCREAERGGAAPDEIRKIDEYLYRFLLEYQELAAWGTVKGQELIAEVKKKQEPVLVYYYVLGLEARQAENYEQSNSYFARLLALNSHLAYPYYLLGVNYNEMAGYLKQDCYRLAEKNFLQFLERRPDVVEGYFCLGMVYKHTGEPAKAERAFRKVIALNPRRDNPLYEPFSMYNHALAEIERIKQKGQE, encoded by the coding sequence ATGGTAGAATATTTAAATCTGCTTAAGGAATCCGAAACAAAATACGCAGCCCGATACTGGAGCTGGCTTTGGTTGGCTTTTTTTCTCCTGAATAGCAGCTGGCTTTTCAGCAGCTTGGCTCTTTATCTGATGAAAAGGCCTGTTCCGTTGGGGCTGCAAGTTCTTTTTACCGTTACGTCTTTCTTGCTGGGCCTGCTGGCTGCTGCTGTTTTTTCCGGCAAAGCGTTTGCCGGCTTTAAGAGTGTCCGCGCTTCCTTCCCGCCCCTTCTGGCAGCAACGCTGACTCTTGCTGTTGTTGTTGCGGCAGTACCGTTGGCCATGCGGGCCTGGACCTGTTATCTGGCTGAGATGATTGGACGGGGAGATATAAGCAATTGGGCAGCAGCCTTGACGTTTGCCGGGTTATTGCTGGTTATGGCTGTGTTTGCCATGTTTGCCGGAATGTCTGCCTGCGCCTTTTTGTTGTACGGGGTTGCGGCCCGTGGCACAGGACGGGTGGCAGCCGCTCTGGTTGCGGTTTGCCTGCGAAGGTTGCCTGTCTTTTTGCTGTTGGTTCTGGCCAATCTTATGGTTGGAGCTGTGTTGCTCAAGGTTTTGCAGTTAATTGAAGTGTTTCTCAAGGAGCTTCTTCCTTACGGTTTTTTTTCCCGCTATGTTCTGGAGATGTTTTTGGCCGGAGGGAAGACGGCCCTTGCTTTATTTTTATTGGGGAGCACTCAGCTCATGCTGGCCAAAGACGGGGATAAACTTAGAGAAAAAATCGGGGAGCAGGCAGCCGGAGCTTTGTGGTTCCCGGCCGGAGCAGCCGTTTTAACTGCGGTGTTGACCGTCTTTAACGTTTTGCCTTATTTGGATGCTCCGGGGCAGGTGGTAAAAAACATCGAAGCCAGGATAATCCGAGCGGATAGCTTTAGGAATCTGGGCCGTGACGGGGAGGCTTCTGCAGAATATCGCAAAGCCCAAGCGGATCTTTTGGCTTTTCAGGCGTACTTAACGGGGATCGAGGAAATACGGGAGAACGGTAAAATTGAAAAAGCCCGGGATTTTTTGACCGGAGCAGAGGAGATTTGTCCCGATTCGCCTTATGTCCCCTATTTCCGGGGAATGCTGCTTAAACTGGCCGTTCCTCAGGCCGAAACCGATCCGGAGATTAATAATTTGTTTGCCACTGCAGCAGCTAAGAGTGCTGGAGAAAAAACGGCGCATGTCCCCGAAGCAAGACTCTGGACTATCGGCGGCTATTGGGCAGCGGGAGACAAGGAAAAGGCCCGGGAGGCGCTTAGTTTGGCCATTGCTCGGGGCATATTCAGCGACAGGTTTGTCGGACTGGCAGGTGCCGGCGAGAAAAGGCTGGCCGGTTTGCGGCAGGAAATATCCAAACTTGAGAACTTGCTTAAGGTAAGAGAACTTTATGTGCTTTTGAACAGGGCGGAGTATGAGGACGAAAGTGCGGTTTTGCCGGAATTGCTGGAGTACGCAGAGCAAAACCCCGGGCCGGAAAGCTATTACCAGGCGGCGCTGCTGGCGGAACGGATACCTTACCCGGACTATATGTATGAATATGCCCGAAAATATTTTACCGCCAAGTCATGGGAGAAAGAAGAAGAGATCAAAGCGGCTTTGTTCACCTCATACATGTATGTCAAATCCGGCCACCCTGGAGAAGCTGAGCAACTGATGGCGGCCATGCATGCCAAATACCCGGAGAATGCGGAAATTGCCGGCGATTATGCTTATACCCTTTTGGAAAACCAAAAGCCGGCCAGGGCTTTGGCTGTCATCAAAGCTCTGGGGGTGCAGGATGTTTCCCTGCTTTATCTTCAGGCTGTAGCCGCCCAGCAAATGCAGGATTATCCGGGGGCTCTGGCTGCTTTGGCCAGCCTCTGCCGTGAGGCGGAGCGAGGGGGCGCTGCTCCTGATGAAATAAGAAAAATTGACGAATACCTTTACCGTTTTTTGCTGGAGTACCAGGAATTAGCTGCCTGGGGGACGGTGAAAGGCCAAGAGTTGATCGCAGAGGTGAAGAAAAAGCAGGAACCGGTCCTTGTCTATTATTATGTTCTGGGCCTGGAAGCCAGACAGGCTGAAAATTATGAACAGTCTAACAGTTATTTTGCCCGGTTGCTGGCATTGAATTCCCACCTTGCTTATCCCTACTATTTGCTGGGCGTCAATTACAATGAAATGGCCGGCTACCTTAAGCAAGACTGCTATCGCTTGGCTGAAAAAAATTTCTTGCAATTTCTGGAGCGTCGGCCGGATGTGGTGGAAGGGTATTTCTGCCTGGGTATGGTTTATAAGCACACCGGCGAACCGGCCAAGGCCGAGCGCGCTTTCCGCAAAGTAATCGCTCTCAACCCCCGCCGGGACAATCCATTGTATGAACCTTTCAGCATGTACAATCATGCGCTGGCTGAGATTGAAAGAATCAAGCAGAAAGGACAGGAGTAA
- a CDS encoding DUF4870 domain-containing protein yields MEMPGSNMRYSPEDIDKNKTVAILAYILFFIPLLAARESKFAMYHANQGLVLFLAAMIVNVLGSFIPLIGWFVILPLGNLVIIVLAILGIVNAYKGEAKPLPLLGGIKIIT; encoded by the coding sequence ATGGAAATGCCGGGTAGCAACATGCGGTACAGTCCGGAAGATATCGACAAGAACAAGACGGTGGCCATCTTGGCCTATATTCTGTTTTTTATCCCTTTGCTGGCCGCCCGGGAATCAAAATTTGCTATGTACCATGCTAACCAGGGATTAGTGCTTTTTTTGGCAGCTATGATTGTAAATGTTCTCGGTTCTTTCATTCCTCTTATCGGTTGGTTTGTGATTCTGCCGCTTGGCAACCTGGTGATTATTGTCCTGGCGATTCTGGGGATTGTCAACGCCTATAAAGGAGAGGCCAAACCTTTACCATTACTGGGAGGGATAAAAATTATAACATAA
- a CDS encoding PDGLE domain-containing protein, producing the protein MPKNKHVLVQLLLIVFVAGVLSGFSAASPDGLERVAEDLGFITQAQDHSSILSDYNLPFINNPYLSAGLAGILGCAVVFCLVFGLGYLLKAHSGRKI; encoded by the coding sequence ATGCCGAAAAATAAGCATGTATTAGTGCAGTTGCTGTTAATAGTTTTTGTTGCCGGAGTGCTGTCCGGGTTTTCTGCAGCAAGCCCGGACGGGCTTGAACGAGTGGCTGAAGATTTGGGGTTTATTACACAGGCCCAAGATCATAGTTCAATCTTAAGTGACTATAATTTACCCTTCATCAACAACCCCTACCTGTCCGCCGGTTTGGCAGGAATATTAGGTTGCGCGGTAGTTTTTTGTCTTGTTTTTGGTTTGGGTTATTTGCTAAAGGCGCACAGTGGCAGGAAAATCTAA
- a CDS encoding metal-sensitive transcriptional regulator, translated as MPKNIDPEIQQDLLTRLKKIEGQVRGIQKMIGENRSCSDIVTQLAAVKAAVNRVGFSVLACYLAGSLKDNLEQGKEITESMDDFMKIFKKFS; from the coding sequence TTGCCAAAGAATATTGATCCCGAGATACAACAGGACTTGCTGACCCGCTTAAAAAAAATCGAGGGGCAGGTGCGGGGAATTCAAAAAATGATTGGTGAAAACCGCAGTTGCAGTGATATAGTAACACAACTGGCTGCTGTTAAGGCAGCTGTCAATCGTGTTGGCTTCTCTGTACTGGCCTGCTACCTGGCCGGCTCCTTGAAGGATAATCTGGAGCAGGGCAAAGAAATTACCGAATCTATGGATGATTTTATGAAGATTTTTAAAAAATTTTCATAA